One genomic region from Myxococcota bacterium encodes:
- a CDS encoding GNAT family N-acetyltransferase produces MTLNLSLRPVRSGDTSALLGLLSLPPVYEFLCDGAPPPREAAEAWVVEALAAEPPLGLWLLEDEAASLLGCVRLSEPEDAAASAELTYVLHPSQWGKGVATAMSRTVLTRAFGEASCSSVLAGTDVPNSRSVAVMQRLGMERFRDVVYPAGAGVEYRISRPAFRTLSAEPTLPVRA; encoded by the coding sequence ATGACGCTGAACCTCTCGCTACGCCCCGTCAGATCGGGGGACACCTCGGCGCTGCTCGGGTTGCTCTCTCTTCCGCCGGTGTACGAGTTTCTCTGCGATGGCGCACCGCCCCCGCGCGAAGCCGCCGAAGCCTGGGTGGTCGAAGCGCTCGCCGCCGAGCCACCCCTCGGGCTCTGGTTGCTCGAAGACGAAGCGGCGTCACTGCTCGGGTGCGTACGCCTTTCGGAACCCGAGGATGCTGCCGCTTCGGCGGAGCTCACCTACGTCCTGCACCCATCCCAGTGGGGAAAGGGAGTCGCCACCGCGATGAGCCGCACGGTCCTGACAAGGGCGTTCGGGGAAGCCTCGTGCAGCTCGGTACTGGCCGGAACGGACGTCCCGAACAGCCGCTCGGTGGCGGTGATGCAGCGGCTGGGGATGGAGCGCTTCCGCGATGTGGTCTACCCGGCCGGCGCGGGTGTCGAGTATCGCATCTCCCGGCCGGCCTTCCGGACCCTCTCCGCTGAACCGACCCTGCCCGTGCGCGCCTAG
- a CDS encoding isoprenylcysteine carboxylmethyltransferase family protein, which yields MIQAISVTTAAVGTLGVAGLLWSILRPELAIWPLPEGAGPALRTRRALNRALGISSSVLLLAIVGVACATLQPMSGWQRSVGLVLFFGGGLFALAGYFALGTAGSHGAQVPLVASGIYRYSRNPQYLGTLFVLAGAVVASGSAWTAIAAAPMGAWFALAPFAEENWLRSTLGGPFDAYLRQTPRYLGWPRAKRSA from the coding sequence ATGATCCAAGCGATCTCCGTCACCACAGCCGCCGTGGGCACACTTGGAGTGGCAGGGCTGCTGTGGTCGATCCTGCGACCGGAGCTCGCGATCTGGCCGCTGCCCGAAGGTGCGGGCCCCGCACTTCGAACACGCCGAGCGTTGAACCGCGCACTCGGAATCTCGTCCAGCGTCTTGCTGCTCGCGATCGTCGGCGTGGCCTGCGCCACGCTTCAACCCATGTCGGGCTGGCAGCGGTCGGTGGGCCTCGTGCTGTTCTTCGGCGGTGGCCTCTTCGCCCTCGCGGGCTACTTCGCGCTCGGCACGGCGGGTTCCCACGGCGCCCAGGTGCCCCTCGTGGCTTCGGGGATCTACCGCTACTCCCGAAACCCCCAGTACCTGGGCACCCTGTTCGTATTGGCGGGAGCGGTCGTGGCTTCCGGGTCGGCGTGGACGGCCATCGCCGCCGCGCCGATGGGGGCCTGGTTCGCGTTGGCGCCCTTCGCCGAGGAGAACTGGTTGCGCTCGACCCTCGGAGGTCCGTTCGACGCCTACTTGCGTCAGACGCCCCGCTACCTCGGCTGGCCGCGAGCGAAACGCTCGGCTTGA
- a CDS encoding DUF2164 domain-containing protein, whose protein sequence is MSERQLEKPMRIRLSESRREDLVDRLQGFFRGEFDREISEFQSGLLIDFFVKNLGAHVYNQAIQDARGALQEKLDDLEGEFYEPVDE, encoded by the coding sequence ATGAGCGAACGACAGCTCGAGAAGCCGATGCGCATCCGCCTTTCGGAATCCCGGCGCGAAGACCTCGTCGACCGGCTCCAGGGCTTCTTTCGCGGCGAATTCGACCGGGAGATCAGTGAGTTTCAGTCCGGCCTCTTGATCGACTTCTTCGTCAAGAACCTGGGCGCCCACGTCTACAACCAGGCGATTCAAGATGCGCGGGGCGCACTCCAAGAGAAGCTCGACGACCTCGAAGGGGAGTTCTACGAGCCGGTCGACGAATAG
- a CDS encoding GNAT family N-acetyltransferase, whose protein sequence is MPDMIVRLYDLPSLEAAHADATAAGFQVRRALAPEKPQVVDWAWANFGFWAPEVEVVFQRLPISCFLAVRDEKILGFSAYDAVCPNFFGPTGVVPELRGQGIGRVLLLAALHAQRAQGYAYAIIGGVGPADYYAKVVGAQMIDHSTPGIFNALPFKAPGA, encoded by the coding sequence ATGCCCGACATGATCGTGCGACTCTACGATCTGCCCAGCCTGGAAGCGGCGCACGCCGATGCAACAGCGGCGGGCTTCCAGGTCCGGCGCGCGCTGGCACCCGAGAAGCCCCAGGTGGTCGACTGGGCATGGGCGAACTTCGGGTTCTGGGCTCCCGAGGTCGAGGTGGTGTTCCAACGGCTACCCATCTCCTGTTTCCTGGCAGTTCGTGACGAGAAGATCCTCGGGTTCTCTGCCTACGATGCGGTGTGTCCCAACTTCTTTGGACCTACCGGCGTAGTGCCCGAGCTTCGAGGACAGGGCATCGGTCGTGTCCTGCTCCTGGCCGCGCTGCATGCACAACGCGCGCAAGGCTACGCCTATGCGATCATCGGGGGCGTCGGGCCCGCGGACTACTACGCGAAGGTCGTCGGGGCGCAGATGATCGACCATTCCACGCCCGGCATCTTCAACGCGCTTCCGTTCAAGGCGCCGGGAGCCTGA
- a CDS encoding DUF4345 domain-containing protein: MRWFLGFSALLWSGYGLFCFFDPAYLSGAAGVAADSATGTTEIRAMYGGLQAALGALTGAAFLRDDLRRPALFAIAFLCSGLFVARLSGAALDSGWSAYTGQALGFELVSAGLALWLLKRQGAQAAA, translated from the coding sequence ATGCGATGGTTCCTCGGCTTTTCGGCGTTGCTCTGGTCGGGCTACGGACTCTTCTGCTTCTTCGATCCCGCATACCTATCGGGCGCCGCGGGTGTGGCGGCCGACTCGGCCACGGGCACGACCGAGATTCGCGCGATGTACGGCGGGCTCCAGGCCGCCTTGGGAGCGCTGACGGGTGCCGCCTTCCTGCGAGACGACCTGCGACGTCCTGCCCTGTTCGCCATCGCCTTCCTCTGCAGTGGACTCTTCGTCGCGCGCCTGTCGGGTGCAGCACTCGATTCCGGCTGGTCGGCCTACACCGGACAGGCGCTCGGGTTCGAGCTGGTCTCCGCAGGCTTGGCGCTCTGGCTGCTCAAGCGCCAGGGAGCGCAGGCGGCTGCCTGA
- a CDS encoding DUF6368 family protein, which translates to MAGPSASVLFPQPVEALRLSVVETFRSVSSSESGDDFWISDTTGIGGRYQGEGRPFFFELHALPFYDLEADELEGVAAAFGRGFQTAVTVAAMCNDVDDHRVLAELCLHLATGATGVVDYGGLLPRLPSDPSTLAGRCVALDSCHYSDTEFLEAWMSHPDFRLVK; encoded by the coding sequence GTGGCAGGGCCGTCCGCGAGCGTTCTGTTCCCCCAACCCGTCGAGGCTCTTCGCCTGTCGGTGGTCGAAACGTTTCGGTCCGTCTCGTCCAGCGAAAGCGGAGATGACTTCTGGATCTCCGACACGACGGGCATCGGGGGGCGCTACCAAGGTGAGGGACGCCCGTTCTTCTTCGAGCTGCACGCCCTGCCCTTCTACGATCTCGAGGCGGACGAACTCGAGGGCGTCGCCGCAGCTTTCGGACGAGGGTTCCAGACGGCCGTGACCGTCGCCGCGATGTGCAACGACGTGGACGACCATCGGGTCCTGGCCGAGCTGTGTCTCCACCTCGCGACGGGCGCAACTGGCGTGGTGGACTACGGCGGCCTCCTGCCCCGGCTTCCTTCCGACCCAAGTACGCTCGCCGGTCGCTGCGTGGCCCTCGACTCGTGCCACTACTCGGACACCGAGTTCCTCGAGGCGTGGATGTCGCACCCTGACTTCCGCCTGGTCAAGTAG
- a CDS encoding VOC family protein — MQFKLNVVRIFVSNWERAIEFYTETLGIPAAFRDDDLGWAQLATGETQLALERLDPGDPEAAGLVGRFAGVSLEVPDIAATHRTLAERGVEFAAPPEKQPWGGVLAHLRDPDGNVITLLGAAG; from the coding sequence ATGCAGTTCAAGCTCAACGTCGTGCGGATCTTCGTTTCGAACTGGGAACGCGCGATCGAGTTCTACACTGAGACCCTGGGGATACCCGCCGCCTTCCGAGACGACGATCTCGGCTGGGCACAGCTCGCCACCGGCGAAACCCAGCTCGCGCTCGAGCGGCTCGACCCGGGCGACCCCGAGGCCGCAGGCCTCGTCGGGCGCTTCGCGGGCGTCTCGCTGGAGGTGCCGGACATCGCCGCCACCCACCGGACGCTCGCCGAACGCGGCGTCGAGTTCGCCGCCCCACCCGAAAAGCAGCCTTGGGGTGGCGTGCTCGCTCATCTGCGCGACCCCGACGGCAACGTGATCACTCTATTGGGAGCCGCCGGCTAG
- a CDS encoding VOC family protein — protein sequence MEPGPLTPFQLHGMQPVLAVPDVHETVAFYRDKLDFHIDFVEGDPPVHARVCADPSYSAPTVHIRFEPLPAGAEVNPSLSLWLYVGVNLDDLFERYRDRGVQVLEEPSDRPWGLRQFSIRDCNGYEATFCAEIPGGP from the coding sequence TTGGAACCCGGACCGCTCACTCCGTTTCAGCTCCACGGCATGCAGCCGGTGCTCGCCGTGCCCGACGTGCACGAGACGGTGGCCTTCTATCGCGACAAGCTCGACTTCCACATCGACTTCGTCGAGGGGGACCCGCCCGTGCACGCGCGCGTCTGTGCGGATCCCAGCTACTCGGCTCCCACCGTCCATATCCGCTTCGAGCCGCTACCGGCGGGTGCCGAGGTGAACCCCTCTCTCTCGCTGTGGTTGTACGTGGGTGTGAACCTCGACGACCTGTTCGAGCGCTACCGCGACCGTGGCGTCCAGGTGCTGGAGGAGCCGAGCGATCGCCCCTGGGGCCTCCGCCAGTTCTCGATTCGCGACTGCAACGGGTACGAGGCCACCTTCTGCGCAGAGATCCCCGGCGGCCCCTAG
- a CDS encoding DUF1801 domain-containing protein produces the protein MKPIESPEVAAAFGAYPPRIRRKLLALRKLIFDTAAKTEGVGALDETLKWGEPAYLPKKARVGTTIRVHWNESAPREYAMCFHCQTDLVQRFRDWFPGEFQFDGNRRLVFDEGDAVPRQALAVCVAAALTYHRDKRRAS, from the coding sequence GTGAAACCGATCGAAAGCCCGGAAGTCGCCGCCGCGTTCGGCGCGTACCCGCCCAGGATCCGGCGGAAGCTCCTCGCCCTGCGGAAGCTCATCTTCGACACCGCGGCGAAGACGGAAGGCGTGGGCGCGCTCGACGAGACGCTGAAGTGGGGCGAACCCGCCTACCTCCCGAAGAAGGCCCGAGTCGGAACCACGATTCGCGTGCACTGGAACGAGTCGGCGCCGCGCGAGTACGCGATGTGTTTCCACTGCCAGACCGATCTCGTCCAGCGCTTCCGGGACTGGTTTCCCGGTGAGTTCCAGTTCGATGGAAATCGCCGGCTCGTCTTCGACGAGGGGGACGCCGTGCCCCGCCAGGCGCTGGCCGTCTGCGTCGCAGCCGCGCTCACCTACCACCGAGACAAGCGCCGCGCGTCCTAG
- a CDS encoding VOC family protein, translating to MQPRGMNHFGLMTHDIDTTIEFYQKVLGFEPIAYYLREVGEGHLRQVFFDLGNSQSLEFAQSHGIADIADTFDAGINAGLGVRTGVGMIHFAFDVDSLEELEARKSKLEAAGVDVIGPLDLDWLHSIYFRDPNGVQLEFSYTVKSVPGESYLEPVNTEKWRELKAEAASRAS from the coding sequence ATGCAGCCCAGAGGCATGAACCACTTCGGTCTGATGACCCACGACATCGACACGACGATCGAGTTCTACCAGAAGGTGCTGGGCTTCGAGCCGATCGCGTACTACCTCCGCGAGGTGGGCGAAGGCCACCTGCGGCAGGTCTTCTTCGACCTCGGCAACAGTCAGAGCCTCGAGTTCGCTCAGAGCCACGGCATCGCAGACATCGCCGACACGTTCGATGCGGGCATCAACGCGGGCCTGGGAGTTCGGACCGGGGTCGGTATGATCCATTTCGCCTTCGACGTCGACTCCCTCGAAGAGCTGGAAGCGCGGAAGTCGAAGCTAGAGGCCGCGGGCGTCGATGTGATCGGACCTCTCGACCTCGACTGGTTGCACTCGATCTACTTCCGCGACCCGAACGGCGTGCAGCTCGAGTTCTCCTACACCGTGAAGAGCGTTCCGGGTGAGTCGTACCTCGAGCCGGTGAATACGGAGAAGTGGCGCGAGCTCAAGGCCGAGGCGGCGAGCCGCGCCAGCTAG
- a CDS encoding nitroreductase family deazaflavin-dependent oxidoreductase: MADRPASESVEAQFFRTLNRFVEPLVRAGLGSPRLAPGGLVVLETRGRKSGRRYRTPLVASRFGSYVLVGTYRGNRSQWVLNLAAEPRTRFWLAGKPRPARAFVIHDGKRFRTPRSLPAPIQAVARVLSSYTRLGWAFAILSPRK, from the coding sequence ATGGCCGATCGACCTGCCTCCGAGTCCGTAGAAGCGCAGTTCTTCCGCACGCTCAACCGCTTCGTCGAACCGCTCGTCCGGGCGGGCCTCGGATCTCCCCGGCTCGCGCCCGGTGGGTTGGTGGTTCTGGAGACGCGCGGACGCAAGTCGGGGCGTCGCTACCGCACGCCGCTCGTGGCCAGCCGCTTCGGGAGCTACGTGCTGGTCGGTACCTACCGTGGCAACCGCTCTCAGTGGGTGCTGAACCTGGCGGCCGAGCCGCGCACGCGCTTCTGGCTGGCTGGGAAACCGCGACCGGCGCGTGCTTTCGTCATCCACGACGGGAAGCGGTTCCGGACGCCGCGCTCGCTGCCGGCACCGATCCAAGCAGTCGCGCGAGTTCTCTCTTCCTACACCCGCTTGGGCTGGGCGTTCGCGATCCTGTCGCCGCGGAAGTAG
- a CDS encoding GNAT family N-acetyltransferase, protein MVRVRLRAPSPRDEEAFLAAARRSRALHRGLAHPPATSAAFRAFLERARDAQYECRLVVDPQSDAIVGVVNLNEIVRGSFQSAYLGYYAFAPFEGMGFMRAGVAAAITRAFRELRLHRLEANIQPQNHRSIRLVRRLGFRKEGLSPKYVKVGGRWRDHERWALLRDEWSARRSTS, encoded by the coding sequence GTGGTGCGGGTTCGGTTGCGAGCGCCGTCCCCTCGTGACGAAGAGGCGTTCCTGGCGGCGGCGCGCCGAAGTCGCGCACTGCATCGCGGCCTCGCACACCCACCCGCCACATCGGCCGCGTTTCGGGCGTTCCTCGAGCGCGCGCGTGACGCGCAGTACGAATGCCGACTCGTCGTCGACCCGCAGTCGGACGCGATCGTCGGAGTGGTCAACCTGAACGAGATCGTGCGGGGCTCCTTCCAGTCGGCGTACCTGGGCTACTACGCGTTCGCGCCCTTCGAGGGCATGGGCTTCATGCGTGCTGGGGTGGCCGCTGCGATCACGCGCGCCTTCCGGGAGCTGCGGCTGCACCGGCTCGAAGCGAACATCCAGCCCCAGAATCATCGCTCGATCCGCCTGGTTCGGCGCCTCGGCTTTCGCAAGGAAGGCCTTTCGCCGAAGTACGTGAAGGTGGGAGGCCGCTGGCGAGATCACGAGCGTTGGGCGTTGCTCCGCGACGAGTGGTCAGCGAGGCGTAGCACCAGCTGA
- a CDS encoding DUF2277 domain-containing protein, whose protein sequence is MCRNIKTLFNFEPPATEDEIQAASLQFVRKLSGYNKPSRANEEAFDKAVAGVAVVARDLLTSLSTQAPPRDREVEAAKARERAAKRFGRDPSASA, encoded by the coding sequence ATGTGTCGAAACATCAAGACGCTCTTCAACTTCGAGCCTCCGGCGACCGAGGACGAGATCCAGGCGGCGTCACTCCAGTTCGTCCGCAAGCTGAGCGGCTACAACAAGCCTTCTCGCGCGAACGAAGAGGCGTTCGACAAGGCGGTTGCCGGAGTCGCCGTTGTCGCGCGTGACCTGCTCACCTCTCTTTCCACCCAGGCACCGCCTCGCGATCGCGAGGTGGAGGCCGCGAAGGCGCGGGAACGCGCGGCAAAGCGCTTCGGCCGCGATCCCAGCGCCTCCGCGTAG
- a CDS encoding TfoX/Sxy family DNA transformation protein, translated as MPKRDRPVAELTNIGPTIARRLRKVGIETRGDLDRVGPAKVFQRVCAEYPRETISVCYYLYSLEGALRDRHWDAIGAKQKARLREEAGID; from the coding sequence ATGCCGAAGCGCGACCGTCCCGTCGCCGAACTCACGAATATCGGCCCGACCATCGCCCGCCGGCTGCGCAAGGTGGGGATCGAGACCCGCGGCGATCTCGACCGCGTCGGTCCGGCGAAGGTCTTCCAGCGGGTTTGCGCGGAGTACCCGCGAGAGACGATCTCGGTCTGTTACTACCTGTATTCGCTCGAAGGTGCGCTACGCGATCGCCACTGGGACGCCATCGGGGCAAAGCAGAAAGCGCGGCTTCGGGAAGAAGCCGGTATCGACTGA
- a CDS encoding DUF998 domain-containing protein — MPTPRVQRTALWLGLAVLPLDFVVTYAVSVHHEGYRHVSQFMSELGVPGTPFATVTSAWWVFYGCALVAASFALALELGRRPVTFPPTWALGLVGLLLGVGTGVFPCDPGCVAVSRAGQLHEVLGLAGSVVLLLAPLSSVRLLGPRVSALLLLVLAGLFGAQIAAGVGVETFAPLKGAIQRVFLAWGYVWVASVLMVALLNETPRDPATGS, encoded by the coding sequence ATGCCCACACCTCGAGTACAGCGAACCGCTCTCTGGCTGGGATTGGCGGTGCTCCCCCTCGACTTCGTGGTGACGTACGCGGTTTCCGTTCATCACGAGGGCTACCGACACGTCTCGCAGTTCATGAGCGAGCTGGGTGTACCGGGAACTCCCTTCGCGACGGTGACGTCGGCGTGGTGGGTCTTCTATGGGTGCGCCCTCGTCGCTGCGAGCTTCGCCCTTGCACTCGAGCTGGGGCGTCGCCCGGTGACCTTCCCACCGACCTGGGCGCTGGGCCTCGTCGGCTTGCTGCTCGGAGTCGGAACCGGCGTGTTCCCCTGCGATCCGGGGTGCGTCGCCGTCTCGCGAGCAGGCCAGCTCCATGAAGTACTCGGCCTCGCCGGAAGCGTCGTGCTTCTGCTCGCGCCGCTATCGAGCGTGCGCTTGCTCGGCCCCCGCGTCTCGGCACTCTTGCTGCTCGTTCTAGCCGGTCTCTTCGGCGCGCAGATCGCCGCGGGCGTCGGTGTCGAGACCTTCGCCCCGCTGAAGGGCGCGATCCAACGGGTGTTCCTGGCGTGGGGCTATGTCTGGGTGGCCAGCGTGTTGATGGTGGCCCTCCTGAACGAGACACCGCGCGACCCAGCGACGGGATCATGA